In Acanthochromis polyacanthus isolate Apoly-LR-REF ecotype Palm Island chromosome 9, KAUST_Apoly_ChrSc, whole genome shotgun sequence, the DNA window TAGTAGCCTTAATAGTGTGATTCCTCTTTGTGTCCTTTAAAATTTGTAATATATGTATAAAATAGACCAGcacatttgatttaatttctaGGGCAATATCCTAACCTGTGACTTGGCATTTGCTCATCTCCATGGATACCACCATCCTGAGGACTTGAAAGGAGTGTCTGTTAAGGAGCTAATCCCCTCTTTACAAATCCCTCTCCGCAGTTATGCATTGCCCAAAGTAAGCACACTTTACAACTAAAACTCTTCCACTCAGCTAAGTAAAGCTGCCTTTTTTAACCTCTGCTTTCAAGTTCCTGTTTACCAATATGCTTATTAGACATTTTAGagacacacagaaaagaaaTTATATCTCTAAACTTTATAAGCTCAGGTTTTTCTGTAAGTCTGCCCTGATTGACTTTGCTTTTTCTTCCCTCTTTCAGATGTTGAGGGTTCAGAAAGTTTGCGGTAAAAGCAGAGGAGGTGCATCAGTCCCTCTGTGTGTCAAACTTCAGGCGGCAGTAGTGTGTGGAAAACCCCAACACCAGAGCAGTGGGAGTGGGACTGATTTTGCCTGTCCAACAGATAGTCTTGAAATGTCAAGTGGAGAGGGCAAGCAGCCATGCTCCTCTGTATGCAAGAGAGAAGCATCACCCTCTGCAGACTGTAAACAACCAGCCCATGGAAAAGAGCAGTCCTCAGGTATGTTGTTTAGTTGGATGTTCAGACTAAGCAGGGACCTTTGGATTGGTTGCACAGGGATTAAAATCACACCCAAAATTACTTTGAGGAAACTGGTGCCTAATCCACTATATTGCAGTGTTATCCAAAAACCCTCCAAACATTTTTTCAGCATAAGACTCCAGACTTAACATCGAAAAAGTGCAgcgaatgaaaatgaaaagctcTGTTGGGGAAGAAATCATAATGTGAGGTAACTGACAAACATTGCTAAGATGTTGGTTTGTGCTGCATGCTCCTAACGGGTCttgttaaaatgtacaaactgCAGAGAGACTTTTTGGATTATCCAAAAACTGTATAGTAACGAAGGGAAAATGGGACCATTTTTGGGCTTATAATCGCTAACCGCTTGAAGATACATGGTTTTCCTACAACAGTGATGACGGAGTTGAAAAATACTTCTGACTTCTGCATGTCAAACCAATTTAATACGTAAAACTATAGAAAACCAAACCATTTAAGACCCTCAAATGCTATATGAACCCTGAAAATGTTACTCAGCAGAGACTGTAATTGGACAAGCAGTACTGGTTGTAACTGACTGTGCACCTTAACATGTGTCTGCTCTTTCACAGAAGTCAAAGCAGACAGCATGGTTCTCTCCCCCAGTCCAGCACTGGAGTACTGTGGGACAGTTTGGGTGTTTGCTCCTGTGAGCGGCCTCCTCCTGCTCCACCCTGATGGCTCAATCTTCAGCATTCACGACCATGTGGCGCTCAGTCTGTTTGGCTACAACAAGGACGAGCTGCTGGAAAAGGTGAGCCAACACGACCAGCCGATCAAGGCTGTTCAGACTGAGGACCATGCCAACACTCACTTCTGTCACTCCTGCTTTGTCATCAACAGAGTGTCACTGTCCTGATGCCTGGTTTCTATGGATGGATGACGGACAGAAAGGCCAGCCCCTTTTCTGATTCTCATGTAGAGGCTGGTAAAAGTCCGGTCTCATCCAAAATATCAGGAAAATCTGGTACGCAGTTGCATGCTATAGTGACATATTATAGCATGACAGTTCATGTTTTACAACCAACTTGCTATGATAGTCTACATTACTTATAGAAGAAACATGCAGTGTGTCATATCTATCTTActagatgttttgttttttcatgtaCAACTTGCAGCAGTTTCCAGTTTTGGGAgttctggggtttttttgtgtctggatTGTTTCCATCCTGCAGTGTGttgatattttgtcatgttatgAAGCACTCGTTTACGCTGTGTGTCATTTCTTCATTTCCCTCATTCTCTCATCTTAGACCATTCCTCCCTGGTGGCTGGAGACATGGCCATGGTGCGTCAGGCTATCCTGAGCAGTACCTCAACGGGAAGAGGCAGGATCTTCACTGGAACCAGCACCAGGCTGGAGAAACAGGGCAGCGCTCTGTCTACCCTCTCTCCTCCGGCAGTTACCTCCACACGTGTGGTTATGTAAGTTAGCAGGCACTATGGGCTTGTTGTCAAAAACAGGCTGGATGTTATTTTTACTGGAGGCAATGACTATATCCCCAAAGGGTGACAAGCTTCCTGAATGTGGCCTTATTTAACTCTGACAGAAGGTTATATGTTAGCAGATGTTAGACTTAATTAAAGACACCAGCCGCAACTTGTATTCTCTTAAGTTTTGGGCAAACAAAAGCTGCCGTAGCAACAATCAGGGACCTGAAAGCAGCAGAGTGCATGCATATTTAATGTGCTTTGCAGTAAATctggaaacacagcagctctATGGTCAAGCCTAATAccctctgtgtgtctctgacCGGCCAGAAAGTAGAAGTCGTTCCATCTTTCTGTTACTGAAAAACCGTTTACCACAAGCACAATTTTAgtgtttgtaatttgatttgattgattTGTGAATAATTGTGATACTGGAAAAATCTCAGAATCTGGATTTACAACATTTTACAGCATGTCCTCTTTTGCCATCTGTTGGACAAATACTATCACAGCATGTTTTGTACTCAAAGCACAGATTTTTACGATAGTGACTTACATGAgctttcacaaattttaattatttaaaataaaatgcgtTTCTCTCACCTTGAAATACTTACTATGGTCATGGACGTGGTATGTAAAGAAATAATATAATGGGTTCCTCGAACAGTACTTCATTGGTTAACAGCCTTCTTTATCATATGATTCACCGCTACAGAATTTAAATGGTCTTTAACCTTTATTCTAGCCCAACATTAAAGATCTGTtagatgtttcattttgtgtataGATATAGCACTGATTTTCATATAATAAGTGAGCttgtaattgtttgttttttttcatcccaGCTTCTACTTGTAAATGttgttggagtaattcagttaaAACGGCCATTCTTTCCTCAGGGCCTGTGATACTGCAGAGCTGATGGAGGAAGCAGCCCAGGTAGCTTCCTGCAGTAGCCAGCTAAACAGTGCAGATTCCACCCAGGCACTCCTCAAGACATTTGCCTGGGTGGAACCTCCTGGAGAGGACACTTGCTGCTTGGTTCCACCTGAACCATCACCCCATACCAGAGAACAGAAGCTAACCGGTGGGGTTCAGAAAAATAATGGACCTGGCATCCAGAATCTCAAATGTGTGATgtggttatgtgtgtgtgtttttttcttttcttttctttacctTTGTTTGTCTCTAGTTCTACCATGTAACTCAAACGTGTCAAAACTGCAGTACATACTGTGTGTAGAGTGAATTTAGAAAAGACGTTCTTTAAAAATTCTTTAACATTGTATTATGTGTGACAgactgtttgtcttgttttatagACGCTCCTGCTCAGAATGGACAAGCTGTTTGCAATGTGGGTGGCAACTCTCCTGGTGTTGGAAAAGACCACCACTCATGTGCGTCTGTCCTCCAAGACTCAAGCTTTGAGGTCATCTCACTGGAGAGCAGGTGAGGAGTGGAATTTTTCTGCTGTGTGGGTGTAATGCAGCCCTAAAAGCTGCTGAAATGTCTGTCCAGATTAGAAAGGAAGCATTTTCAGCAGTAATGCCACCTAGATGGagtttttatgaaaataaaatgctgtaagTAATTACACTATGTAATCTGTTTGTTAAAATTTAATTTCTCAGATCTTCGTCTGGCTTCTGTGAAAAATTTGGTGGTCATGGTGGTTCTGATCCAGCCCAGGCTTGTCATTCAGCACATTTAGTGGACTCGGCCAGTTGTTTTCTGGACCTCAACAGCAATGGTGATCTGATCACCAGGGCCCTAGCTGACCTGGATCTGAGCAGTAGCATAGAACTGCTCAGTCGCAGAGGGCACAACGATGACAACCAACGCTCCATGACTTCCTGTGATACAGCTGAGCTCCTGCGCACACCCTCCCCATGCATGGTGGAGTCTGACCAGGAAGCGGAGCCTGTTGACACTGGGGATCCTGCTGTGAAGATCAGAAACGGCTCGAGtgaagaactagaaaagcaccaGGGCGAACAGGATCAGTGGGCAGCTCTCTCTGCCATTCATCAAGGAAAGAGCCAAGAGTGCTCCATACAAATGAATGGTGGGATTCAGTCAATGGCAGACGTTCCTGCCACGTCAACTCCTAAAAAGCAGAAGGTGAATGGACCCACACTGTCCTCAGACTCGGCACAGATACTGGAGGGGAGATTTGAAGGAAGTGGATACCACAGAGATGGAACAAGAGTTGGTAGGTATCACCTGTGTATGATTCCCTCATTGAAAATCATAAAGAATCAAGACTAACGGGGTTATTTTTTCTCTCCAGATGTGCAGTGTGACATCTGTACGACTGAATTGCCTGATGGAGGCTTCTTGTTCTGTGTGTGGATGAGTCGACccggccagcagggggcgctgctgcAAACGAATCGATCACTGCAAAACCTATCAGCAACCAGTCTCGGAGAGGTGAGTGACAGTAAATATTTGAGGTTGTAAGTCAGAATGGCACGTTATACTGcctttttaaagcaaataatGGTTATTCATCTTTCAACTAATTCATCATCGACTCATTCTTTCCTTCAGAGGATTGGTGAAGCCAGTCAAGGGGAAGCATTGCGTTCCACCATGGACCTTGAGCAGTCTCGAGTCTGTGACGGGCAGTTTAAAGAAGAGTACCAGCTGCTCAAAGCAGTGGGCAAAGGAGCTTTTGGTTTTGTCTGGAAGGCAGTAAGACGCTGTGATGGACAAGAAGTAAgacaacattttatttgtgCAGTGTGTGCTAATTTCTGCTTAAATTTAACGTTGTTCAGGAGTGAGGATTGTGATGTATGTTAATGCCACTTAACCAACTTTACAATCTGCAGGTGATCGTGAAGTTCATTAGCAAGGCCAGAATAGTGAGCGACTGCTGGGTGGATGACCCCATGTTGGGACGAGTGAGCCAGGAGATTGCCATACTGACACGAGTGCAGCACCATAACATTGTCAAGGTACCTGGATTGTTGCATGAAAACACATAATTAGCAAAGTTTCAGCAGCCTTTGTTCATAATGTTAAATTGctttgctctgtgtgtgtgtgtgtgtgtgccaccAGGTGCTGGAGGTGTTTGAGAATGGGAGTTACTTTCAGATGGTGATGGAGAAACACGGAGATGGTTTGGACCTTTTTGAATTCATAGACATGCAGCCACGGCTGGATGAGCCCCTGGCCAGCTACATCTTTAGACAGGTATGTGCATAGTTAAAAATACACGCATGGCAGGAGAATGGGCTTTGAAATGTGATGGGGTAATCTGCTCCTTGTTAAATTCTCTTCCTAGCTGGTTGCGGCTGTTTTCTATCTGAGGACTAAGAACATCCTTCACAGAGacataaaagatgaaaacatcATAATCGACAAGTGTTTTCACATCCGACTGATAGACTTTGGCTCTGCTGCCATGATGGCTCCCGGGAAGctcttttacaatttctgtGGCACATTGGAATACTGCTCCCCGGAGGTGCTTCAGGGAAATCCGTAAGTATATAATAGCTGTGAATGACAAGTGGTGTTTGTTCCTTTccgtatttatttatttttgtcagttcaGCTCAAAAGAGTAATAAGTATCCTTATGTGCAAGACTTTAACTCAAATCATTTAGCCTAGATGCAAAATGTaggttacacacgtggacaaaattgttggtacccctcagttaaagaaggaaaaacccacaattctcactgaaatcacttgaaactcacaaaagtaacaataaataaaaatttattgaaaattaaataatcaaaatcagccatcacttttgaattgttgattaacataattatttaaaaaaacaaactaatgaaatagggctggacaaaaatgatggtacccataacttaatattttgttgcacaaccttttgaggcaatcactgcaattaaacgatttctgtatttgtcaatgagcgttctgcagctgtcaacaggtattttggcccactcctcatgagcaaacagctccagttgtctcaggtttgatgggtgtcttctccaaatggcatgtttcagctccttccacatatgttcaatgggattcagatctgggctcatagaaggccactttagaatagtccaacgcttttctctcagccattctttggtgtttttggctgtgtgttttggatcgttgtcctgttggaagacccatgacctgcgactgagaccaagctttctgacactaggcagcacatttctctccagaatgccttgatagtcttcagatttcatcgtaccttgcacactttcaagacaccctgtgccagatgcagcaaagcagccccaaaacattactgagcctcctccatgtttcaccgtagggacagtgttcttttcttcgtacgcttggtttttgagtctatgaacatagagttgatgtgccttaccaaaaagctccagtttggtctcatctgtccaaaggacattctcccagaagctttgtggcttgtcaacatgcatttttgcaaattccagtctggcttttttatgagtttttttcagcagtggtgtcctccttggtcgtctcccatgaagtccactttggctcaaacaacgacgaatggtgcgatctgacactgatgtaccttggccttggagttcacctttaatttctttggaggttgctctgggctgtttggatacaattcgaacgatccgtctcttcaatttgtcatcaattttcctcttgcggccacgtccagggaggttggctactgtcccgtgggtcttgaacttctgaataatatgagccactgttgtcacaggaacttcaagctgtttagagatggtcttatagcctttacctttaagatgtttgtctatcattttttttcggatgtcctgggacaattctctccttcgctttctgttgtccatgttcagtgtggtacacaccttttcaccaaacagcagggtgactacttgtctccctttaaataggcagactgactgattatgagtttggaaacacctgtgatgtcaattaaatgacacacctgagttaatcatgtcactctggtcaaatagttttcaatcttttatagaggtaccatcatttttgtccaggcctgtttcattagtttgtttttttaaataattatgttaatcaacaattcaaaagtaatggctgtttttgattatttaattttcaataaatttttatttattgttacttttgtgagtttcaagtgatttcagtgagaattgtgggtttttccttctttaactgaggggtaccaacaattttgtccacgtgtgtatttcaaCTGCTGTCCTtcacatttttgtcttcttctgtaGCTATGAGGGTCCAGAGCTGGAGATGTGGTCTCTGGGGGTTTTGCTCTACACTCTGCTGTTCAGTGAGAACCCCTTCTGCGATGTGGGAGAGATCCTGGATGCCAAACTAAACGACCTCTTCCATCTCTCTCCAGGTATACAGTGTCTTTTTTGCTGCTTGTTGCATGTAGTTTTAACTGAATAACTCAAAAAATGTGCAGTTtcagacagtaaaaaaaaccctCTGAATTTCTGTGTACACTCTCAGAGCTGCGTGACGTGTTACATGGACTGCTGCACCCTGAACCCACTCAGAGAATGACTTTAGACCAATTGCTGCTGCAGTTCTGGATCAGCCAGCCCATTTCTCTTGCAGAATACAGCTGGGCAGAGGTGGTTCCTGAAACTCAGAGCGTCTGTGAGTCCTCTTCAACAGTGTAGTTAGACTGACAATAGCCAGTCATGTTTTAATACACTGAGGACCGTCTCTTCTTTTAACAGGCTCTCTACAGCATCAGGAATCCAGTCCTAAGCTGTACGTCAAGCAAGGCCTGTTCCCAGATGTCGGTGATGAGACTTTGCCTGAGGAcgaagaggaggcagaggatgaggatgagagGTTGTCTATGGTGGCCCTGGAATCTGAGCTCcagaagtacctccatgaggaTTGAAGATTGCTTTTAAAGGGAGTGAAATAACAACTATCTGTCCAGTGCTTAGTCTGCAGAGGTCTACAAGGAAATAAATAGCAACATGAGAAACTGAAACTTTAGTCCAATTCAGTAATGAAGCCCTCCTTTTGAGACAGTCATTTAGAGACATATGGACTTTTGCCTTTGCCACCACTGGTCAATTACAATGTGTTTGTTGATAGATTTCTCAGCGTAGCAGAAGAAGGCAAAAGCATTATGAGGTATGTGCAGAtgtgtgtcatttatttattctgatttattttttctttgcagttcgGGAATGTTTGAAGCAGCAAAATAATAGTGATAGTTAATGGCTTCTCCAGCTTTGCTACCAAAACCCACAGGTGACCACGACCTTTTGCTGTTTACCTCAGAAACCTCAGAACTTTAAAGATCAATGGGCACTTGATCCAAATTTATTTAACAGATGGCCTTTTTATCTTCCTCATTTTAATCTTGGATATTTTAATTAAACGTGTAagtatatttacaatattttatgtatttatttttatacattaaTAAATATCTCACTGCAAACATGTTGTTCCCTTTCATTTGAGTAAAGGTTTCCATGTAACTACAGGATGATTTCAAGTTCCATGAAAACACTGTAAAGATATTTGAATTTTATAACCTCCCAGAGCATAACAGTGAATGCTTTGCATGAGTGGCAGACACTGAATGTACTGATTTTCAGAATGTTTCCAAAGTAGATTTCATCTATCAGAAATTCACAGTAGAGTGACAATGCAAAGAATTTATCACGAGAAAGGGATCATTAGGTTAACTACAAACTGTCAGGGACTGCAATACATTTAAATTCTTATTTTCAAAATGTGGATGTAAAGAGAAAATATGCATAAATCCAAGCCAAGTTGACTTCATAATGACAAACCAATACGATATCAGTGAAACACAAATAACCGTAAATAACCATCACTAGTTTTCAGTGGAAGGCTAAACGGCTATCCACATATGTTGATAAACAAAAAGCAATGCAGTATTTCTCATGTGATGAAAATAATACAATAGAGATTAGTTGACAAGTACAGGAAtataaaacaactaaataaatTTAGCAAATATCTAACTGCAGTAAGAAAATTACAAACTTATAATGCACTCTGCGAATATTTTTTTAGTGCTCTGTCATATTTTATTATAGTAACATTTTCTCTCTGATGTAAACCTGCGCGCAGCGGAACCTTTGGACTCAACACTTTCTTGAAGACGGAACATTATAAACGACGGACAAGCATGTGTACCCGTGTTGCTGTGCGACAGGTGAgctaaaatatccaaaatataATACGTTTAATATATTATTAACTTAGTATTATTGCAGTTGTAAAAGGTTCAACGAAATGAGCCACAATGTTCGGAAAATAGGTTAAAATGCTGCTAAGCTCGTCAGTTTTCAGCTTTAACCTTCATGTTTGCTAACTTAAGCTAATGATACCACAGTAAGTTTATCAGCACATTCCTCTCTACTCCTCTTTAATACAGACATAAAtgctttcagtgttttaaaggATGATTTCTTTCCGCAGATTCTTCGGTGGGGTGTGAGAAATGCTACTTCTTCTG includes these proteins:
- the pask gene encoding PAS domain-containing serine/threonine-protein kinase, which encodes MSLSADGSFAAFQSFGDKGQTICVVPDLSSDLMGDDFDMNKSFPCTQRSLYKKKLLALQRRYYPGSLTGDRLDVCTSVAHRNHQISSLFPASKISAESLPHPFTMSETEERLSNQLFSGDFGLLGNPAAINPNKVLLTVSKKTREILSVNDQACRLFECTTNELTGKKLSSILKKTGQVLEEALQEDFLLSDGTIAPISGKLMDAVTLSGEVPVSVCTHKQSQNDEYWLFMMENVERVSAFLSFSQNGNILTCDLAFAHLHGYHHPEDLKGVSVKELIPSLQIPLRSYALPKMLRVQKVCGKSRGGASVPLCVKLQAAVVCGKPQHQSSGSGTDFACPTDSLEMSSGEGKQPCSSVCKREASPSADCKQPAHGKEQSSEVKADSMVLSPSPALEYCGTVWVFAPVSGLLLLHPDGSIFSIHDHVALSLFGYNKDELLEKSVTVLMPGFYGWMTDRKASPFSDSHVEAGKSPVSSKISGKSDHSSLVAGDMAMVRQAILSSTSTGRGRIFTGTSTRLEKQGSALSTLSPPAVTSTRVVMACDTAELMEEAAQVASCSSQLNSADSTQALLKTFAWVEPPGEDTCCLVPPEPSPHTREQKLTGGVQKNNGPGIQNLKYAPAQNGQAVCNVGGNSPGVGKDHHSCASVLQDSSFEVISLESRSSSGFCEKFGGHGGSDPAQACHSAHLVDSASCFLDLNSNGDLITRALADLDLSSSIELLSRRGHNDDNQRSMTSCDTAELLRTPSPCMVESDQEAEPVDTGDPAVKIRNGSSEELEKHQGEQDQWAALSAIHQGKSQECSIQMNGGIQSMADVPATSTPKKQKVNGPTLSSDSAQILEGRFEGSGYHRDGTRVDVQCDICTTELPDGGFLFCVWMSRPGQQGALLQTNRSLQNLSATSLGERIGEASQGEALRSTMDLEQSRVCDGQFKEEYQLLKAVGKGAFGFVWKAVRRCDGQEVIVKFISKARIVSDCWVDDPMLGRVSQEIAILTRVQHHNIVKVLEVFENGSYFQMVMEKHGDGLDLFEFIDMQPRLDEPLASYIFRQLVAAVFYLRTKNILHRDIKDENIIIDKCFHIRLIDFGSAAMMAPGKLFYNFCGTLEYCSPEVLQGNPYEGPELEMWSLGVLLYTLLFSENPFCDVGEILDAKLNDLFHLSPELRDVLHGLLHPEPTQRMTLDQLLLQFWISQPISLAEYSWAEVVPETQSVCSLQHQESSPKLYVKQGLFPDVGDETLPEDEEEAEDEDERLSMVALESELQKYLHED